In one window of Candidatus Palauibacter scopulicola DNA:
- a CDS encoding DUF4328 domain-containing protein yields the protein MDDANPATGEAKGEATGSEAGFQDPTALAKWTRIFLYAGVVVAIVSAWEMAGELGLYGGAGSLEGWTPFGIIWILAQVTIALGTVILVLSWIYRANHNARQLGAADMRFTPGWAVGWYFIPIAWFWKPYQAMTEIWRASVSPSDWGATPVSPLLRWWWGLWIVPFWGLGVVDAVAFEVLDEAGTETVEMATALVANLLDIPLAFVLVAIITAVTQLQTAHHRRQTGP from the coding sequence ATGGACGACGCCAACCCGGCGACGGGTGAAGCGAAGGGTGAAGCGACGGGCTCCGAAGCCGGCTTCCAGGACCCGACCGCGCTCGCGAAGTGGACAAGGATCTTTCTCTACGCAGGCGTCGTGGTGGCGATCGTGTCGGCATGGGAGATGGCCGGCGAACTGGGGCTGTACGGAGGGGCGGGATCGCTGGAAGGCTGGACGCCCTTCGGGATCATCTGGATCCTGGCGCAAGTCACGATCGCGCTCGGCACCGTCATCCTCGTGCTTTCCTGGATCTATCGCGCCAATCACAACGCCAGGCAGTTGGGCGCGGCCGACATGCGCTTCACGCCGGGATGGGCCGTCGGCTGGTATTTCATCCCGATCGCGTGGTTCTGGAAGCCGTATCAGGCGATGACGGAGATCTGGCGCGCCTCCGTGAGCCCTTCCGACTGGGGCGCGACGCCGGTATCGCCCCTGCTGCGCTGGTGGTGGGGCCTGTGGATCGTGCCGTTCTGGGGCCTGGGCGTCGTGGATGCAGTGGCGTTCGAGGTTCTGGACGAGGCGGGCACGGAGACCGTGGAGATGGCCACGGCTCTGGTCGCGAACCTGCTGGACATTCCGCTGGCGTTCGTCCTCGTGGCCATCATCACCGCCGTCACCCAGCTCCAGACCGCCCACCACCGGCGCCAAACCGGGCCTTGA
- a CDS encoding VOC family protein: MRIHLTSVVVNDQQKALRFYTDILGFQVKHNIPMGEYAWITVVSAEDPDGTELLLEPDAHRAARTFKEALMEDGIPSASFAVDDVEAEHERLVAKGVKFVQPPKDLGTVITAVFDDTCGSLIQILEEKQQGGT, encoded by the coding sequence ATGAGAATCCATCTGACCAGCGTCGTCGTGAACGACCAGCAGAAGGCGCTTCGTTTCTACACGGACATCCTCGGGTTTCAGGTGAAGCACAACATCCCCATGGGGGAGTACGCGTGGATCACCGTGGTATCCGCGGAAGATCCCGATGGGACGGAGTTGCTGCTCGAGCCCGACGCCCACCGTGCCGCCCGTACGTTCAAGGAGGCGCTCATGGAGGATGGGATTCCGAGCGCCTCCTTCGCGGTCGATGATGTCGAAGCCGAGCACGAGCGTCTCGTGGCGAAGGGCGTGAAGTTCGTGCAGCCGCCGAAGGACCTGGGGACCGTCATCACCGCCGTCTTCGACGATACATGCGGCAGCCTGATCCAGATTCTGGAAGAGAAACAGCAGGGAGGAACATGA